The proteins below come from a single Rhodococcus sp. WMMA185 genomic window:
- a CDS encoding TetR/AcrR family transcriptional regulator: MTAGTRDRILDALEKLLLEVGIAQVTLEAVAAEAGVSKGGLLYHFPSKEALLAAMVRRLGERADAHFADAMSGGTSLSEWYLQVPDANTAEELALYRSTIAALRSVDGQHDEIQKAVTEVMRGWDEGLQNEIADPVQAEIVRLVGDGIYLAALLGLPLPEPELYAKVVERLLR, from the coding sequence ATGACCGCCGGTACTCGCGATCGCATACTCGACGCTCTCGAGAAGCTGCTACTCGAAGTAGGAATCGCCCAGGTGACCCTGGAAGCGGTCGCCGCGGAAGCAGGGGTATCCAAAGGTGGCCTGCTCTATCACTTCCCCAGTAAGGAAGCACTCCTCGCAGCAATGGTGCGACGACTCGGCGAGCGAGCGGATGCGCATTTCGCCGACGCCATGTCCGGCGGCACCTCGCTATCGGAGTGGTACCTGCAGGTTCCCGACGCCAATACCGCCGAGGAACTCGCCCTGTACCGTTCCACGATCGCAGCGCTTCGCAGCGTAGACGGTCAGCACGACGAGATTCAGAAGGCCGTCACCGAGGTCATGCGCGGGTGGGACGAAGGCCTCCAGAATGAAATCGCCGACCCTGTCCAGGCCGAGATCGTGCGTCTGGTCGGCGATGGCATCTATCTTGCCGCGCTACTCGGGCTCCCCCTGCCGGAGCCCGAACTGTATGCGAAGGTTGTCGAGCGCCTGCTCCGATAG
- the rarD gene encoding EamA family transporter RarD → MFPAFFGLLGPAGSGAILAHRIVWTLAIMLVVLAVSSRIASLRGLGVWTWLLVAAASTAITLNWGTYVYAVMSDRVVEAALGYFINPLVSVLLGVVIFRERLYRAHVVALGLATTAVLVITVDYGRPPYIALVLAGSFALYGLCKKVMPLDPRTSLTAEGIVAAPLAVGYLVFLTFTGASTFFGNGPAHSMLLMAAGPVTALPLLLFGAAAQRVPLRTIGMLQYLTPALQMVWGVAVLHEDMPLSRWIGFALIWLALVIFTTDALVRARRVKHTVDSSPVRAG, encoded by the coding sequence ATGTTCCCGGCCTTCTTCGGACTACTGGGCCCGGCTGGATCGGGCGCGATTCTGGCCCATCGGATCGTGTGGACGCTGGCCATCATGCTCGTCGTACTCGCAGTGTCCAGCCGTATCGCCTCGCTGCGCGGACTCGGAGTATGGACGTGGTTGCTGGTCGCGGCCGCTTCCACGGCTATCACGTTGAACTGGGGGACTTATGTCTACGCGGTGATGTCCGACCGGGTGGTGGAGGCGGCACTCGGCTATTTCATCAATCCTCTGGTGAGCGTGTTGCTCGGTGTGGTGATCTTCCGGGAACGACTCTATCGCGCTCACGTCGTCGCCCTGGGACTTGCGACCACTGCTGTGCTCGTGATCACCGTGGACTACGGTAGGCCGCCGTACATCGCCCTCGTACTGGCCGGCTCGTTCGCGCTGTACGGGCTGTGCAAGAAGGTGATGCCGCTCGATCCGCGGACGAGCCTGACCGCCGAGGGAATCGTGGCCGCGCCGCTCGCTGTCGGCTACCTTGTGTTTCTGACTTTCACTGGCGCCAGCACGTTCTTCGGCAACGGTCCCGCGCACAGCATGTTGCTGATGGCCGCTGGGCCCGTGACGGCCCTGCCGCTCCTACTGTTCGGTGCAGCGGCGCAACGCGTGCCGTTGCGCACGATCGGCATGCTGCAGTACCTGACGCCCGCGTTACAGATGGTGTGGGGCGTCGCCGTTCTGCACGAGGACATGCCCCTTTCGCGGTGGATAGGATTCGCTTTGATCTGGCTGGCCCTCGTCATCTTCACGACCGACGCGCTGGTACGGGCCCGGCGAGTGAAGCACACTGTCGACTCGTCGCCGGTGCGCGCCGGGTAA
- a CDS encoding RluA family pseudouridine synthase, producing the protein MRETRSMPVPPGLEAMRVDAGLARLLGLSRTAVSQLTEEGSVLVDGVAVGKSDRLSAGTWLEVELPEPPRPLTIEAEPVEGMEILYADDDVVAVDKPVGVAAHASVGWTGPTVIGGLAAAGFRISTSGAHERQGIVHRLDVGTSGVMVVATSERAYTILKRAFKQRTIDKRYHALVQGHPDPSSGTIDAPIGRHRSNDWKFTVTADGKPSVTHYDTIEAFQSASLLDIHLETGRTHQIRVHFAALRHPCCGDLTYGADPRLAERLGLERQWLHARSLGFAHPADGRWVEIASKYPKDLEDALEVLRSS; encoded by the coding sequence GTGAGGGAAACACGGTCCATGCCGGTACCCCCCGGCCTCGAAGCAATGAGGGTCGATGCCGGACTCGCTCGCCTGCTCGGCTTGTCGCGCACAGCGGTGTCTCAACTCACAGAGGAGGGTTCGGTGCTGGTCGACGGAGTTGCCGTCGGAAAATCGGACAGGCTGTCTGCTGGGACGTGGCTCGAAGTAGAGCTGCCGGAACCACCGCGTCCACTGACCATCGAAGCTGAGCCCGTGGAGGGCATGGAGATCCTCTACGCGGACGACGACGTCGTCGCTGTAGACAAACCAGTGGGGGTCGCCGCGCATGCCAGCGTGGGATGGACCGGGCCGACGGTGATCGGCGGACTCGCTGCCGCCGGTTTTCGGATCTCGACGTCTGGTGCGCATGAGCGCCAGGGCATCGTGCACCGACTCGATGTCGGAACGTCCGGCGTCATGGTGGTGGCGACGTCGGAACGCGCCTACACGATTCTCAAACGAGCGTTCAAACAGCGCACGATCGACAAGCGGTACCACGCCCTCGTGCAGGGCCACCCGGATCCAAGCAGTGGAACCATCGACGCGCCGATCGGCAGACATCGCAGCAACGACTGGAAGTTCACGGTCACCGCTGACGGAAAGCCGAGTGTCACGCACTATGACACCATCGAGGCGTTCCAGTCGGCGAGCCTGCTCGATATCCACCTCGAGACAGGGCGTACCCATCAGATCCGGGTGCATTTCGCCGCGCTGCGGCATCCCTGCTGCGGTGACCTGACGTACGGAGCGGATCCGCGTCTGGCCGAACGCCTCGGGCTCGAGCGTCAGTGGCTTCACGCGCGATCGCTCGGCTTCGCCCATCCCGCGGACGGCCGGTGGGTCGAGATCGCCTCCAAGTATCCGAAGGATCTCGAGGACGCCCTCGAGGTTCTCCGGTCGAGTTGA
- a CDS encoding sensor domain-containing protein, which translates to MFRGPFVAACTLLAVFSLSACSSASDEPEATGALPPLGPAVTASPDQSGVPFAGQAALQAALLDVGDLPVGFSPVPTLEDLGLQPAPEAADRGAASAASTDPAECGAILSPVADQRIGAVSSASSSFTGPGFASIDQDAASYATGADAADAFAQVQNRLDGCTEYSGTDADGVHVQNRIGGLDQQPVGDASVAFRLATTSAGFDLVSDVVVAVVGTTVTQLVATGQDPIDADVFGGLAHTAVDKLESAPAG; encoded by the coding sequence ATGTTTCGCGGGCCCTTCGTCGCCGCCTGCACTCTGCTCGCTGTGTTCTCGCTGTCGGCGTGTTCGTCGGCCTCCGACGAGCCCGAGGCCACCGGGGCACTGCCCCCACTGGGACCGGCGGTGACCGCATCACCGGACCAGTCGGGGGTGCCGTTCGCTGGTCAGGCGGCGCTTCAGGCTGCCCTGCTCGATGTCGGCGACCTGCCGGTTGGATTCTCACCCGTACCCACCCTGGAAGATCTGGGGTTGCAACCTGCCCCCGAGGCGGCGGACCGCGGCGCTGCATCGGCAGCGAGTACCGATCCAGCCGAGTGCGGCGCGATCCTGTCTCCGGTCGCCGACCAGCGCATCGGTGCGGTGTCCTCTGCATCGAGTTCGTTCACGGGGCCCGGGTTCGCGAGCATCGACCAAGATGCGGCGAGCTACGCGACCGGTGCCGACGCAGCCGATGCGTTCGCGCAGGTGCAGAACCGCCTCGATGGCTGCACCGAGTACTCCGGAACGGACGCGGACGGCGTGCATGTGCAGAACCGAATCGGCGGCCTGGACCAGCAACCGGTGGGCGATGCGTCCGTTGCGTTCCGGCTTGCTACTACCAGCGCGGGCTTCGACCTCGTCTCCGACGTTGTGGTGGCCGTCGTGGGGACCACCGTCACCCAGCTGGTCGCCACCGGCCAGGACCCGATCGATGCCGACGTCTTCGGCGGTTTGGCCCACACGGCGGTGGACAAACTGGAGTCGGCGCCCGCTGGCTGA
- the dnaE gene encoding DNA polymerase III subunit alpha — protein MADSFVHLHNHTEYSMLDGAAKVGAMFEEAERLGMSAVGMTDHGNMYGASEFYNVAKKHGIKPIIGIEAYVAPESRFNTKRVLWGDRSQKSDDVSGSGAYTHMTMVAENSTGLRNLFKLSSLASIEGQLGKWARMDEELIAAHHEGIIATTGCPSGEIQTRLRLGHDREALEAAAKWQEIWGKDNFFLELMDHGLSIERRVREGLLEIGKKLEIPPLATNDCHYVTKDAAENHEALLCIQTGKTLSDPTRFKFDGDGYFLKSAAEMRELWDDQVPGACDNTLLIAERVQSYDEVWEHRDRMPIFPVPEGETQGTWLRKEVLRGLDRRFPDGPKQEYLDRADYEINVILEMGFPAYFLVVGDLINYAREVGIRVGPGRGSAAGSLVAYAMGITNIDPIPHGLLFERFLNPERVSMPDIDIDFDDRRRGEMVRYATEKWGSDRVAQVITFGTIKTKAAIKDSARVQFGQPGFAIADQITKALPPPIMAKDISVSGITDPNHERYKEAAEVRALIDSNPDVAKIYQTAKGLEGLIRNAGVHACAVIMSSEPLMDAIPVWKRAQDGAIITGWDYPSCEAIGLLKMDFLGLRNLTVIGDAIDNIKANRGIDLDLDTLPIDDPATYELLSRGDTLGVFQLDGSAMRDLLRRMQPTGFEDIVAVLALYRPGPMGMNAHNDYADRKNGRQEVKPIHPELEEPLKDILADTYGLIVYQEQIMQIAQKVAGYSLGQADILRRAMGKKKLSVLEEAYTGFREGMLANGFSEPAIKALWDTILPFAGYAFNKSHAAGYGLVSFWTGYLKANYPAEYMAGLLTSVGDDKDKAAVYLADCRKMGITVLPPDVNESEVDFASVGEDIRFGLGAVRNVGANVVSSIIKARKEKSKFVDFSDYLGKIDTAACSKKVTESLIKAGGFDSLGHPRKGLLLVHADAIDAVMGTKKAESVGQFDLFGGADADESVTSVFNVKIPEEEWDSKHRLALEREMLGLYVSGHPLNGVEHVLAAQADTAIPTILEGDVKDGTQVTVGGILASVNRRINKNGLTWASAQLEDLAGGIEVLFFPQAYSVYGMDVTEDSVVLVKGRVSIRDDRISLIANDLAVPDLSAVGVAKPLAVSLPLRQCTKDKLGALRQVLTRHPGTSDVHVRLIGGSEVTLWKVDDVLRVEPSSALMGDLKALLGPSCLSV, from the coding sequence GTGGCTGACTCGTTCGTACATCTGCACAATCACACCGAGTACTCGATGCTCGACGGTGCGGCCAAGGTCGGCGCCATGTTCGAAGAGGCGGAGAGGCTCGGCATGTCGGCGGTCGGAATGACCGACCACGGCAACATGTACGGCGCCAGCGAGTTCTACAACGTTGCGAAGAAGCACGGAATCAAGCCGATCATCGGCATCGAAGCCTATGTCGCCCCCGAATCCCGATTCAACACCAAACGCGTGCTCTGGGGAGACCGCAGTCAGAAGTCAGACGACGTCTCCGGTAGCGGTGCGTACACCCATATGACGATGGTGGCGGAGAACTCCACCGGTCTTCGGAACCTGTTCAAGCTGTCCTCGCTCGCGTCCATCGAGGGACAACTCGGCAAGTGGGCGCGCATGGACGAAGAACTCATCGCCGCCCATCACGAGGGCATCATCGCCACCACCGGATGCCCATCCGGTGAGATTCAGACGCGCCTGCGCCTCGGGCACGACCGCGAGGCGCTCGAGGCTGCGGCCAAGTGGCAGGAGATCTGGGGCAAGGACAACTTCTTTCTCGAGTTGATGGACCACGGTCTGTCGATCGAACGCCGGGTCCGGGAGGGGCTGCTCGAGATCGGCAAGAAACTCGAGATCCCCCCGCTGGCGACCAACGACTGTCACTACGTCACCAAGGACGCCGCGGAGAACCACGAGGCGCTGCTGTGCATCCAGACGGGTAAGACGCTGTCCGACCCGACCCGGTTCAAGTTCGACGGCGACGGTTACTTCCTCAAGTCTGCGGCCGAGATGCGTGAGCTCTGGGACGACCAGGTGCCCGGCGCCTGCGACAACACCCTGCTGATCGCCGAGCGCGTCCAGTCCTATGACGAGGTGTGGGAGCACCGAGACCGGATGCCGATCTTTCCCGTTCCAGAGGGCGAGACTCAGGGGACCTGGCTCCGCAAGGAGGTGCTACGCGGTCTCGACCGGCGGTTCCCGGACGGGCCGAAGCAGGAATACCTCGACCGCGCGGACTACGAGATCAACGTCATCCTCGAGATGGGGTTTCCCGCGTACTTCCTCGTCGTCGGCGATCTGATCAACTACGCACGCGAGGTGGGGATCCGAGTCGGCCCCGGTCGCGGGTCGGCCGCCGGGTCACTCGTCGCCTATGCGATGGGTATCACCAACATCGACCCGATTCCGCACGGTCTACTGTTCGAGCGGTTCCTGAATCCCGAGCGCGTGTCGATGCCCGATATCGATATCGACTTCGATGATCGCCGTCGCGGTGAGATGGTGCGTTACGCAACCGAGAAGTGGGGGAGCGACCGCGTCGCCCAGGTCATCACGTTCGGCACCATCAAGACCAAGGCCGCGATCAAGGACTCCGCCCGCGTGCAGTTCGGCCAGCCGGGATTCGCGATCGCGGATCAGATCACCAAGGCGCTGCCCCCGCCGATCATGGCCAAGGACATCTCGGTATCCGGAATCACCGACCCGAACCATGAGCGCTACAAGGAGGCCGCGGAGGTTCGGGCTCTCATCGACTCCAATCCCGATGTCGCGAAGATCTACCAGACGGCGAAGGGTCTCGAAGGACTGATCCGGAACGCCGGCGTCCACGCCTGTGCGGTGATCATGTCGTCCGAGCCGCTGATGGACGCCATACCCGTGTGGAAGCGTGCCCAGGACGGCGCCATCATCACAGGTTGGGACTATCCGTCTTGCGAGGCGATAGGCCTGCTCAAGATGGACTTCCTCGGACTGCGGAACCTCACCGTCATCGGTGACGCCATCGACAACATCAAGGCCAACCGGGGTATCGATCTGGATCTGGATACCCTTCCGATCGACGATCCGGCCACCTACGAACTGCTCTCGCGCGGCGATACGCTCGGTGTGTTCCAGCTCGACGGCAGTGCCATGCGCGACCTGCTGCGGCGCATGCAGCCCACCGGCTTCGAGGACATCGTTGCGGTGCTCGCGCTGTACCGGCCCGGTCCGATGGGAATGAATGCGCACAACGACTACGCCGACCGCAAGAACGGGCGGCAAGAGGTCAAACCGATCCACCCGGAGCTCGAGGAACCCCTGAAAGACATCCTGGCCGACACGTACGGCCTGATCGTCTACCAGGAGCAGATCATGCAGATCGCTCAGAAAGTGGCAGGCTACTCGCTCGGACAGGCCGACATCCTTCGCCGGGCCATGGGCAAGAAGAAGCTGTCGGTGCTCGAGGAGGCCTACACCGGCTTCCGTGAGGGCATGCTCGCCAACGGATTCTCCGAGCCGGCGATCAAGGCGCTGTGGGACACGATTCTCCCCTTCGCCGGATACGCGTTCAACAAGTCTCACGCCGCCGGGTACGGGCTGGTGTCGTTCTGGACCGGGTACCTCAAGGCCAACTATCCCGCCGAGTACATGGCGGGGCTGCTCACTTCGGTCGGTGACGACAAAGACAAGGCCGCGGTCTATCTGGCCGACTGCCGCAAGATGGGGATCACCGTGCTCCCGCCCGATGTGAACGAGTCGGAGGTCGACTTCGCCTCCGTCGGTGAGGACATCCGGTTCGGGTTGGGGGCCGTCCGCAACGTCGGTGCCAACGTCGTGAGCTCGATCATCAAGGCACGCAAGGAGAAGTCCAAGTTCGTCGACTTCTCCGACTACCTGGGCAAGATCGACACCGCGGCGTGTTCGAAGAAGGTCACCGAATCCCTGATCAAGGCGGGCGGGTTCGACTCCCTGGGCCACCCGCGAAAGGGGCTACTACTGGTCCATGCCGACGCCATCGACGCGGTGATGGGCACCAAGAAGGCGGAGTCGGTCGGGCAATTCGACCTGTTCGGTGGCGCCGACGCCGACGAGTCGGTCACGTCGGTGTTCAACGTGAAGATTCCCGAGGAGGAGTGGGATTCCAAGCATCGGCTCGCACTCGAGCGGGAGATGCTGGGACTCTACGTCTCCGGTCACCCGCTCAATGGCGTCGAACACGTGCTGGCGGCGCAAGCCGATACCGCAATTCCGACGATCCTCGAAGGTGACGTCAAAGACGGCACCCAGGTGACCGTCGGGGGCATCCTCGCTTCGGTCAACCGGCGGATCAACAAGAACGGCCTGACGTGGGCGTCCGCGCAACTCGAGGACCTAGCCGGTGGTATCGAGGTGTTGTTCTTCCCTCAGGCCTATTCGGTGTACGGGATGGACGTCACGGAGGATTCGGTCGTGCTGGTCAAGGGGCGCGTGTCGATTCGCGACGACAGGATCTCACTCATCGCCAACGACCTTGCGGTGCCGGATCTGTCGGCGGTAGGTGTCGCGAAGCCACTGGCAGTGAGTTTGCCGCTGCGTCAATGCACCAAGGACAAACTCGGCGCCTTGAGGCAAGTCCTCACGCGGCACCCGGGAACCTCCGACGTCCATGTGCGGTTGATCGGCGGCAGTGAAGTCACGTTGTGGAAGGTCGACGACGTGTTGCGAGTAGAACCGTCGTCGGCGTTGATGGGCGACCTCAAGGCCCTACTGGGACCGAGCTGCCTCTCCGTGTGA
- the ilvA gene encoding threonine ammonia-lyase IlvA, which yields MPTSPDTAAQDMISPLTVGEIDAAIERISPVIDATPLQRSERLSALTGANVYLKREDLQVVRSYKLRGAYNLMAQLDAEERTAGVVAASAGNHAQGVAFACKSMEISGRIYIPSNTPKQKRDRIRAHGGEFVELIMTGDTYDAAAAAAEADVQRTGATMVPPFDDVRTAAGQGTIAAEILAQLGTSPDAVVVPVGGGGCIAGIATYLRAHATGTAIVGVEPTGAASMTAALVAGAPVTLTEIDPFVDGASVKRVGDVPYAVVSALGAEVVSHTSLGRPGRPATIRLEADSFVMANLDEGSLCTTMLELYQNEGIIAEPAGALSVAALGNITFEPGSTVVCLISGGNNDISRYGEILERSLVNLGLKHYFLVDFPQEPGSLRRFLDEVLGPEDDITLFEYVKRNNRETGAALVGIELGKAEGLGDLLDRMEQSRIQVERLEPGSPAYRYLT from the coding sequence GTGCCCACATCGCCCGACACCGCAGCCCAGGACATGATCTCTCCCCTCACGGTGGGAGAGATCGATGCGGCCATCGAGCGAATCTCCCCTGTAATCGACGCGACCCCGCTGCAGCGCAGCGAGCGGCTGTCGGCCCTGACTGGCGCGAACGTCTACCTGAAGCGAGAGGACCTGCAGGTGGTCCGCTCGTACAAACTGCGCGGCGCCTACAATCTCATGGCTCAACTCGACGCCGAGGAGCGTACGGCGGGAGTTGTGGCCGCCAGCGCCGGAAACCATGCCCAGGGTGTTGCATTCGCCTGCAAGTCCATGGAGATCAGCGGTCGCATCTACATCCCGTCGAATACGCCCAAGCAGAAGCGCGACCGCATCCGCGCGCACGGCGGAGAGTTCGTCGAACTGATCATGACGGGGGACACCTACGACGCCGCAGCCGCTGCCGCTGAGGCCGACGTCCAGCGCACCGGCGCGACGATGGTTCCGCCGTTCGACGACGTCCGTACCGCTGCCGGGCAGGGAACCATAGCAGCCGAGATTCTCGCTCAACTCGGTACATCGCCGGACGCCGTAGTCGTCCCTGTCGGTGGCGGCGGATGTATCGCCGGTATCGCGACCTACCTGCGCGCTCACGCGACCGGGACCGCCATCGTCGGAGTCGAACCGACTGGCGCGGCGTCGATGACCGCGGCGCTGGTCGCCGGTGCGCCCGTCACCCTCACGGAGATCGATCCCTTCGTCGACGGTGCGTCCGTGAAGCGTGTGGGTGACGTTCCGTACGCCGTCGTATCGGCCCTGGGCGCCGAGGTGGTCTCGCACACCTCACTGGGTCGGCCCGGCCGGCCGGCCACGATCCGACTCGAGGCCGATTCTTTCGTGATGGCGAATCTGGACGAGGGCTCGCTCTGCACGACGATGCTCGAGCTCTATCAGAACGAGGGCATCATCGCGGAACCGGCGGGTGCGCTGTCGGTGGCAGCTCTCGGCAACATCACCTTCGAACCCGGTTCGACGGTGGTGTGCCTGATCTCCGGTGGCAACAACGACATTTCCCGGTACGGCGAGATTCTGGAACGCTCCCTCGTCAACCTAGGTCTCAAGCATTACTTTCTTGTGGACTTCCCACAGGAGCCCGGTTCGCTGCGCAGATTCCTCGACGAGGTGCTCGGCCCCGAGGACGACATCACCCTGTTCGAGTACGTGAAGCGGAACAATCGCGAGACCGGCGCGGCGCTGGTGGGTATCGAACTCGGCAAGGCCGAGGGGCTGGGGGATTTGCTCGACCGGATGGAGCAGTCTCGGATACAGGTGGAGCGTCTCGAACCGGGGAGTCCCGCTTACCGGTACCTCACCTGA
- the lspA gene encoding signal peptidase II, protein MDDERVSQDRTAENETDVEDRDETPKHRRMLLLFVVAGVVLALDLLTKILAVANIEPGQPIWLIGDVVSLRLVRNPGAAFSMATGMTWLLTLVAVGVVIGVIRIGRTLRSPWWALGLGLVLGGALGNLIDRFFRAPGVLQGHVVDFVSVGWWPVFNVADSGIVCGAVLLVVLTFIGVEPDGRRKAVKK, encoded by the coding sequence GTGGATGATGAAAGGGTGAGTCAGGACCGCACGGCAGAGAACGAGACCGACGTCGAAGACCGAGACGAGACGCCGAAACATCGGCGGATGCTGCTTCTATTCGTGGTCGCGGGGGTCGTACTTGCCCTGGATCTGCTTACCAAGATCCTCGCCGTCGCCAACATCGAGCCCGGTCAGCCCATCTGGCTGATCGGGGACGTCGTCTCATTGCGCCTGGTTCGCAATCCCGGTGCGGCATTCTCCATGGCTACGGGTATGACCTGGCTGCTCACACTGGTCGCGGTGGGTGTGGTCATCGGAGTGATCAGGATTGGCCGCACGCTCCGGTCACCCTGGTGGGCGCTCGGTCTGGGACTGGTGCTCGGGGGTGCCCTCGGCAACCTCATCGACCGATTCTTCCGGGCACCGGGGGTACTACAGGGGCATGTCGTCGATTTCGTCTCGGTCGGCTGGTGGCCGGTGTTCAACGTCGCTGACTCCGGCATTGTGTGTGGCGCCGTTCTGCTCGTCGTGCTCACATTCATAGGCGTGGAACCCGACGGCAGACGCAAGGCGGTGAAGAAGTGA
- a CDS encoding MFS transporter, whose protein sequence is MSVSTDRGINEASGEPGRASASRRDWLGLIVLAFAVLLIAVDATVLDLALPFISADLEPSSTQLLWIIDVYSFVLAGLLITMGTLGDRVGRRRLLLFGAAGFGIASLIAAWAVSPEMLIAARVLQGISGATLMPATLGLIRAIFVDPRQRTLAIGVWSAMAGGGAAAGPLIGGWLLEHFWWGSVFLVNIPVMLMLIGIGPVLIPESKNPNPGRFDLTSAALSMSTMLPLVYAVKESVVHGISPVLIAVGLAGVASGVVFVRRQRVMKDPMIDLGLFAKPAFSTAVLTNLLSVFALAGVLFFGSQYLQLVLGKTALEAGVLMLPGMLMSAVTALAAAWMVRYWATSHVLGGGLFVGGVGAAMLFALRVDSGPNMFVIGFGLVGAGVGIALTLASDLVVSAVEPERAGAASAVSETAYELGIALGVAVLGSVVMAIFRSGLDTSLLAPDRVAPAQGTLGAAIAEAQHLPETASTVFLESAQTAFVAGMHVAAVATAAILFVTAILVLRLLRSRQDERAAVAPSSTTNE, encoded by the coding sequence TTGTCTGTGTCCACGGATCGCGGGATCAACGAAGCCTCGGGTGAGCCGGGTCGGGCCTCCGCATCGCGCCGAGACTGGCTCGGGCTCATCGTCTTGGCGTTTGCCGTTCTCCTGATCGCGGTAGACGCCACCGTGCTCGATCTCGCGCTGCCGTTCATCAGCGCAGACCTCGAACCCAGTAGCACGCAGTTGCTGTGGATCATCGACGTCTACTCGTTCGTGCTCGCCGGTCTGCTGATTACGATGGGCACGCTCGGCGACCGAGTGGGGCGCCGCCGTCTCCTACTCTTCGGCGCCGCCGGGTTCGGGATTGCTTCGCTGATCGCAGCATGGGCCGTGTCGCCTGAAATGCTGATCGCAGCCCGTGTGCTACAGGGAATCTCGGGTGCGACGCTGATGCCCGCCACCCTCGGCCTGATCCGGGCGATCTTCGTCGACCCTCGCCAGCGCACCCTCGCGATCGGAGTCTGGAGCGCGATGGCAGGTGGTGGCGCCGCGGCAGGCCCGCTCATCGGTGGTTGGCTGCTCGAACACTTCTGGTGGGGTTCGGTGTTCCTGGTCAACATCCCGGTAATGCTCATGCTGATCGGCATCGGACCGGTGCTGATCCCGGAGTCGAAGAATCCGAACCCGGGACGCTTCGACCTGACCAGTGCGGCGCTGTCGATGTCTACGATGCTGCCACTCGTCTACGCCGTCAAAGAGTCTGTGGTGCACGGGATCTCCCCAGTGCTCATTGCCGTTGGTCTTGCCGGTGTCGCGTCTGGCGTTGTGTTCGTGCGCAGGCAGAGGGTTATGAAGGATCCGATGATCGACCTCGGTTTGTTCGCCAAGCCGGCATTCTCGACGGCCGTCCTCACCAACCTGCTTTCTGTCTTTGCGCTGGCAGGTGTTCTGTTCTTCGGATCCCAGTACCTGCAACTGGTCTTGGGTAAGACGGCGCTCGAAGCGGGGGTGTTGATGCTGCCCGGAATGCTGATGAGCGCGGTCACTGCCTTGGCGGCGGCCTGGATGGTCCGCTACTGGGCGACCTCGCATGTCCTCGGCGGCGGGCTGTTCGTCGGCGGTGTGGGTGCAGCCATGTTGTTCGCCCTGCGTGTCGACAGTGGGCCGAATATGTTCGTGATCGGCTTCGGACTCGTCGGTGCGGGTGTCGGTATCGCTTTGACTCTAGCGTCCGATCTCGTCGTCAGTGCGGTCGAACCCGAACGTGCGGGTGCCGCCTCGGCGGTGTCCGAAACCGCGTACGAACTCGGTATCGCGCTCGGTGTTGCGGTGCTGGGCAGCGTGGTCATGGCGATCTTCCGCAGCGGCCTCGACACCTCCCTGCTGGCGCCTGATCGGGTCGCGCCGGCCCAGGGGACCCTCGGCGCCGCAATCGCCGAGGCGCAGCACCTTCCGGAGACCGCGAGCACGGTGTTCCTGGAATCTGCACAGACCGCGTTCGTCGCGGGCATGCACGTGGCCGCCGTCGCCACCGCGGCAATCCTGTTCGTCACCGCGATCCTCGTACTGCGTCTGCTGCGCAGCCGTCAGGACGAGCGGGCTGCCGTCGCACCGTCGAGTACAACGAACGAGTGA
- a CDS encoding nitroreductase family deazaflavin-dependent oxidoreductase, with the protein MPLTGEYEPGSLKWSADQANLIESTDGAEGTTLAGMPVVLLTTRGVKSGKLRKIPLMRVEHEGTYAIVASLGGAPNNPAWYHNVKAEPLVELRDGAVKQDMVAREVTGAEKAVWWERAVAVYPDYADYQKKTDRQIPVFVLEPA; encoded by the coding sequence ATGCCACTCACAGGTGAATATGAACCCGGTTCGCTGAAGTGGTCCGCAGACCAGGCGAACTTGATCGAGTCCACTGATGGAGCGGAGGGAACGACGCTGGCGGGCATGCCGGTGGTCTTGCTCACCACCCGCGGTGTGAAGTCCGGCAAGCTCCGCAAGATTCCGTTGATGCGCGTCGAACACGAAGGAACGTACGCGATTGTCGCCTCACTCGGCGGTGCCCCGAACAATCCCGCCTGGTACCACAACGTGAAAGCCGAGCCGCTCGTCGAGTTGCGTGACGGAGCGGTGAAGCAGGACATGGTGGCCCGTGAGGTAACCGGCGCCGAGAAAGCCGTCTGGTGGGAACGCGCCGTCGCCGTGTACCCCGACTACGCCGACTATCAGAAGAAGACCGACCGGCAGATCCCCGTGTTCGTCCTCGAACCCGCGTGA